In the genome of Ornithorhynchus anatinus isolate Pmale09 chromosome 9, mOrnAna1.pri.v4, whole genome shotgun sequence, one region contains:
- the GTF3C2 gene encoding general transcription factor 3C polypeptide 2 isoform X3 — protein MEARGVGFSAVAGADPVGGTVAEAPPGGQPDQLSSARLAETRDDGSPEPPPPALEDLPAKRGCPASPAEPRSFSDPPPPDAPLELPGASRIRAPKTGRRRGVRGRRGSQRGGMRAKSGRPPAPLGVSSLPLPDDPSGTPPVRVPKKRGRKSKAELLLMKLSQGLEQPEPPPPSSGPEDPETPAGTRPRRRAARVALLYLQELAEELTSALPPHASYPESSELSDHPKRGRGRGRRGEEEEEEEEEDDTTRDADFVVQAEAEDGEESEPLSEGSSDSEPAAFRGGGVRSSSSGKPRLQCRGIAPNGLPNYIMAPVWKSLNLTKNLREQLHSHWEFPEWIPSASKWHLLTDTEAAPYLPRELKSPLFSVQREGLPEDEALYRINSPDMDETHAISRPHGGPGLLQLWGLGALQQDSCTGSKAYLAYGIACDHGCIWDLKFCPSGAWELPTTSRKAPLLPRLGLLALACSDGKVLLLSLPHPEALLARRPPDASKHAIYKVQCVAHLQVGSVQAGGPSECGQCFSLAWMPSQPHQHLAAGFYDGTVAIWNLPTTSLLQRVRLPDGSLKLYPFRCLPAHDQAVRCLQWCKANSNFLVSAGSDRKIKFWDLRRPYEPVNSIKRFLSTELSWLLPYSGVTVAQDNCYASYGLCGIHYIDAGFLGFKAYFTAPRKGTVWSLSGSDWLGAVAAGDMSGELIAAVLPDMAVNPLNIKRPAERRFPVYKADLLPCGGCPGDQAPPDNPGPSRARTYAEATTQHYLLFRDTDLRGFHDLLQREPMLRMQEGEGHSQLCLDRLQLEAVHKVRFSPNLASHCWLVSGGQSGLVRAHCIRGLTCSLGRRLQLESQAHFSAMFPSSSSSSPEGPNVPATVHRLLPNP, from the exons ATGGAGGCCCGCGGGGTCGGCTTTTCTGCGGTGGCGGGGGCCGACCCCGTGGGGGGGACCGTGGCGGAGGCCCCTCCCGGGGGGCAGCCGGACCAGTTGTCCTCCGCCCGTCTGGCCGAGACCCGTGACGACGGTTCCCCGGAGCCGCCccctcctgccctcgaggatcttcCCGCCAAACGAGGCTGCCCAGCCTCCCCCGCAGAGCCCAGGAGCTTCTCCGACCCACCACCGCCCG ATGCTCCTCTGGAGCTGCCCGGGGCCTCCCGGATCAGGGCCCCGAAGACCGGCCGGAGGAGAGGTGTTCGGGGCCGGAGAGGTTCGcagaggggagggatgagggcCAAGAGCGGCCGCCCACCTGCCCCTCTTGGGGTCAGTTCCCTGCCTCTTCCCGACGACCCCTCCGGCACTCCCCCGGTCCGGGTCCCGAAGAAGCGGGGCCGCAAGTCCAAGGCCGAGCTGTTGCTGATGAAGTTGTCCCAGGGTCTGGAGCAGCcagagcccccgccccccagcagcgGCCCCGAGGACCCGGAGACCCCCGCTGGGACTCGGCCACGCCGGCGGGCTGCTCGAGT GGCATTGCTGTATCTTCAAGAGCTAGCCGAAGAGCTGACCTCAGCGCTCCCTCCCCATGCTTCTTACCCAGAGAGCTCCGAGCTGAGCGACCACCCcaagcggggccggggccggggccggcggggggaggaggaggaggaggaggaagaggaggacgacacGACCCGAGATGCGGACTTTGTGGTTCAAGCTGAagcggaggacggggaggagagcGAGCCCCTGAGCGAGGGCTCGTCCGACTCGGAACCCGCAGCGTTTCGAGGGGGTGGCGTCCGGTCCTCTAGCTCGGGG AAGCCGAGACTTCAGTGCCGGGGAATCGCTCCCAATGGGCTTCCCAACTACATCATGGCTCCTGTGTGGAAGAGCCTCAACCTCACAAAGAACCT CCGGGAGCAGCTCCACTCCCACTGGGAATTTCCCGAGTGGATTCCCTCAGCATCCAAGTGGCACCTGCTGACAGACAC GGAAGCAGCACCCTATCTTCCCAGGGAGCTGAAGTCTCCGCTTTTCTCAGTGCAACGAGAAGGGCTCCCGGAGGATGAAGCCCTCTACAGGATCAACAG CCCGGACATGGACGAGACGCACGCGATCAGCCGACCGCACGGAGGCCCCGGGCTCCTGCagctctgggggctgggggccctgCAGCAGGACAGCTG cACAGGCAGTAAGGCTTACCTGGCCTACGGCATCGCTTGTGACCACGGCTGTATCTGGGATCTCAAGTTCTGCCCCAGTGGAGCCTGGGAGCTGCCCACCACTTCCCGCAAG GCTCCTCTCCTGCCACGGCTGGGGCTCTTGGCTCTTGCCTGTTCCGATGGGAAAGTGCTCCTGTTGAGCCTGCCTCACCCCGAAGCACTGCTAGCCCGGCGACCCCCAG ATGCATCAAAGCACGCCATCTATAAG GTTCAGTGTGTGGCCCATCTACAGGTGGGCTCAGTGCAAGCCGGGGGCCCCTCCGAGTGTGGCCAGTGTTTTAGTCTTGCCTGGAtgccatcccagccccatcagCACCTGGCAGCGGGATTCTACGAtg GTACGGTGGCAATCTGGAACCTGCCCACCACGTCCCTGCTGCAGCGAGTGCGCCTCCCCGACGGCTCCCTCAAACTCTACCCGTTCCGCTGCCTCCCGGCCCACGACCAGGCGGTGCGCTGTCTGCAGTGGTGCAAGGCCAACAG CAACTTCCTGGTCTCCGCCGGGAGTGACCGGAAAATCAAGTTCTGGGACCTTCGCCGGCCCTACGAGCCAGTCAACAGCATCAAACGCTTCTTGAGCACAGAACTGTCGTGGCTGCTTCCGTACAGCGGGGTCACCGTGGCCCAAGACAACTGCTACGCCTC CTATGGGCTCTGTGGAATCCACTACATTGATGCCGGCttccttggcttcaaggcttATTTCACTGCCCCCCGGAAGGGCACCGTCTGG agcCTGTCCGGGTCGGATTGGCTGGGGGCCGTGGCCGCCGGTGACATGTCGGGGGAGCTCATCGCCGCCGTGCTACCGGACATGGCCGTGAATCCTCTCAACATCAAGCGTCCGGCCGAGCGCAGATTC CCCGTCTATAAAGCAGACCTGCTGCCCTGCGGGGGGTGCCCGGGGGACCAGGCCCCCCCGGACAATCCCGGGCCGTCCCGGGCCAGGACCTACGCCGAGGCCACGACCCAACACTACTTACTCTTCAGGGACACGGACCTA CGAGGCTTCCATGATCTGCTCCAGCGGGAGCCGATGTTACGcatgcaggagggggaggggcactCTCAACTCTGCCTGGACCGGCTGCAGCTGGAGGCAGTTCACAAG gTGCGCTTCAGCCCCAACCTGGCCTCGCACTGCTGGCTGGTGTCCGGGGGCCAGTCGGGGCTGGTGCGGGCGCACTGTATCCGGGGCCTCACCTGCTCCCTCGGTCGCCGCCTACAGCTGGAGAGCCAGGCCCACTTCAGCGCCATgttcccgtcctcctcctcctcctcgcccgaaGGGCCCAACGTCCCCGCGACTGTCCACCGCCTGCTCCCCAACCCGTAA
- the GTF3C2 gene encoding general transcription factor 3C polypeptide 2 isoform X2: MEARGVGFSAVAGADPVGGTVAEAPPGGQPDQLSSARLAETRDDGSPEPPPPALEDLPAKRGCPASPAEPRSFSDPPPPDAPLELPGASRIRAPKTGRRRGVRGRRGSQRGGMRAKSGRPPAPLGVSSLPLPDDPSGTPPVRVPKKRGRKSKAELLLMKLSQGLEQPEPPPPSSGPEDPETPAGTRPRRRAARVALLYLQELAEELTSALPPHASYPESSELSDHPKRGRGRGRRGEEEEEEEEEDDTTRDADFVVQAEAEDGEESEPLSEGSSDSEPAAFRGGGVRSSSSGKPRLQCRGIAPNGLPNYIMAPVWKSLNLTKNLREQLHSHWEFPEWIPSASKWHLLTDTEAAPYLPRELKSPLFSVQREGLPEDEALYRINRFGSLTPHGERWDVSFFTGGPLWALEWCPVPEGASALQYVALFCSPDMDETHAISRPHGGPGLLQLWGLGALQQDSCTGSKAYLAYGIACDHGCIWDLKFCPSGAWELPTTSRKAPLLPRLGLLALACSDGKVLLLSLPHPEALLARRPPDASKHAIYKVQCVAHLQVGSVQAGGPSECGQCFSLAWMPSQPHQHLAAGFYDGTVAIWNLPTTSLLQRVRLPDGSLKLYPFRCLPAHDQAVRCLQWCKANSNFLVSAGSDRKIKFWDLRRPYEPVNSIKRFLSTELSWLLPYSGVTVAQDNCYASYGLCGIHYIDAGFLGFKAYFTAPRKGTVWSLSGSDWLGAVAAGDMSGELIAAVLPDMAVNPLNIKRPAERRFPVYKADLLPCGGCPGDQAPPDNPGPSRARTYAEATTQHYLLFRDTDLREPMLRMQEGEGHSQLCLDRLQLEAVHKVRFSPNLASHCWLVSGGQSGLVRAHCIRGLTCSLGRRLQLESQAHFSAMFPSSSSSSPEGPNVPATVHRLLPNP; this comes from the exons ATGGAGGCCCGCGGGGTCGGCTTTTCTGCGGTGGCGGGGGCCGACCCCGTGGGGGGGACCGTGGCGGAGGCCCCTCCCGGGGGGCAGCCGGACCAGTTGTCCTCCGCCCGTCTGGCCGAGACCCGTGACGACGGTTCCCCGGAGCCGCCccctcctgccctcgaggatcttcCCGCCAAACGAGGCTGCCCAGCCTCCCCCGCAGAGCCCAGGAGCTTCTCCGACCCACCACCGCCCG ATGCTCCTCTGGAGCTGCCCGGGGCCTCCCGGATCAGGGCCCCGAAGACCGGCCGGAGGAGAGGTGTTCGGGGCCGGAGAGGTTCGcagaggggagggatgagggcCAAGAGCGGCCGCCCACCTGCCCCTCTTGGGGTCAGTTCCCTGCCTCTTCCCGACGACCCCTCCGGCACTCCCCCGGTCCGGGTCCCGAAGAAGCGGGGCCGCAAGTCCAAGGCCGAGCTGTTGCTGATGAAGTTGTCCCAGGGTCTGGAGCAGCcagagcccccgccccccagcagcgGCCCCGAGGACCCGGAGACCCCCGCTGGGACTCGGCCACGCCGGCGGGCTGCTCGAGT GGCATTGCTGTATCTTCAAGAGCTAGCCGAAGAGCTGACCTCAGCGCTCCCTCCCCATGCTTCTTACCCAGAGAGCTCCGAGCTGAGCGACCACCCcaagcggggccggggccggggccggcggggggaggaggaggaggaggaggaagaggaggacgacacGACCCGAGATGCGGACTTTGTGGTTCAAGCTGAagcggaggacggggaggagagcGAGCCCCTGAGCGAGGGCTCGTCCGACTCGGAACCCGCAGCGTTTCGAGGGGGTGGCGTCCGGTCCTCTAGCTCGGGG AAGCCGAGACTTCAGTGCCGGGGAATCGCTCCCAATGGGCTTCCCAACTACATCATGGCTCCTGTGTGGAAGAGCCTCAACCTCACAAAGAACCT CCGGGAGCAGCTCCACTCCCACTGGGAATTTCCCGAGTGGATTCCCTCAGCATCCAAGTGGCACCTGCTGACAGACAC GGAAGCAGCACCCTATCTTCCCAGGGAGCTGAAGTCTCCGCTTTTCTCAGTGCAACGAGAAGGGCTCCCGGAGGATGAAGCCCTCTACAGGATCAACAG gttCGGCTCGTTGACGCCCCACGGGGAGCGCTGGGATGTGTCGTTCTTCACCGGCGGGCCCCTGTGGGCTCTGGAGTGGTGCCCGGTCCCTGAGGGGGCCAGCGCCCTCCAGTACGTGGCTCTGTTCTGCAGCCCGGACATGGACGAGACGCACGCGATCAGCCGACCGCACGGAGGCCCCGGGCTCCTGCagctctgggggctgggggccctgCAGCAGGACAGCTG cACAGGCAGTAAGGCTTACCTGGCCTACGGCATCGCTTGTGACCACGGCTGTATCTGGGATCTCAAGTTCTGCCCCAGTGGAGCCTGGGAGCTGCCCACCACTTCCCGCAAG GCTCCTCTCCTGCCACGGCTGGGGCTCTTGGCTCTTGCCTGTTCCGATGGGAAAGTGCTCCTGTTGAGCCTGCCTCACCCCGAAGCACTGCTAGCCCGGCGACCCCCAG ATGCATCAAAGCACGCCATCTATAAG GTTCAGTGTGTGGCCCATCTACAGGTGGGCTCAGTGCAAGCCGGGGGCCCCTCCGAGTGTGGCCAGTGTTTTAGTCTTGCCTGGAtgccatcccagccccatcagCACCTGGCAGCGGGATTCTACGAtg GTACGGTGGCAATCTGGAACCTGCCCACCACGTCCCTGCTGCAGCGAGTGCGCCTCCCCGACGGCTCCCTCAAACTCTACCCGTTCCGCTGCCTCCCGGCCCACGACCAGGCGGTGCGCTGTCTGCAGTGGTGCAAGGCCAACAG CAACTTCCTGGTCTCCGCCGGGAGTGACCGGAAAATCAAGTTCTGGGACCTTCGCCGGCCCTACGAGCCAGTCAACAGCATCAAACGCTTCTTGAGCACAGAACTGTCGTGGCTGCTTCCGTACAGCGGGGTCACCGTGGCCCAAGACAACTGCTACGCCTC CTATGGGCTCTGTGGAATCCACTACATTGATGCCGGCttccttggcttcaaggcttATTTCACTGCCCCCCGGAAGGGCACCGTCTGG agcCTGTCCGGGTCGGATTGGCTGGGGGCCGTGGCCGCCGGTGACATGTCGGGGGAGCTCATCGCCGCCGTGCTACCGGACATGGCCGTGAATCCTCTCAACATCAAGCGTCCGGCCGAGCGCAGATTC CCCGTCTATAAAGCAGACCTGCTGCCCTGCGGGGGGTGCCCGGGGGACCAGGCCCCCCCGGACAATCCCGGGCCGTCCCGGGCCAGGACCTACGCCGAGGCCACGACCCAACACTACTTACTCTTCAGGGACACGGACCTA CGGGAGCCGATGTTACGcatgcaggagggggaggggcactCTCAACTCTGCCTGGACCGGCTGCAGCTGGAGGCAGTTCACAAG gTGCGCTTCAGCCCCAACCTGGCCTCGCACTGCTGGCTGGTGTCCGGGGGCCAGTCGGGGCTGGTGCGGGCGCACTGTATCCGGGGCCTCACCTGCTCCCTCGGTCGCCGCCTACAGCTGGAGAGCCAGGCCCACTTCAGCGCCATgttcccgtcctcctcctcctcctcgcccgaaGGGCCCAACGTCCCCGCGACTGTCCACCGCCTGCTCCCCAACCCGTAA
- the GTF3C2 gene encoding general transcription factor 3C polypeptide 2 isoform X1, translating to MEARGVGFSAVAGADPVGGTVAEAPPGGQPDQLSSARLAETRDDGSPEPPPPALEDLPAKRGCPASPAEPRSFSDPPPPDAPLELPGASRIRAPKTGRRRGVRGRRGSQRGGMRAKSGRPPAPLGVSSLPLPDDPSGTPPVRVPKKRGRKSKAELLLMKLSQGLEQPEPPPPSSGPEDPETPAGTRPRRRAARVALLYLQELAEELTSALPPHASYPESSELSDHPKRGRGRGRRGEEEEEEEEEDDTTRDADFVVQAEAEDGEESEPLSEGSSDSEPAAFRGGGVRSSSSGKPRLQCRGIAPNGLPNYIMAPVWKSLNLTKNLREQLHSHWEFPEWIPSASKWHLLTDTEAAPYLPRELKSPLFSVQREGLPEDEALYRINRFGSLTPHGERWDVSFFTGGPLWALEWCPVPEGASALQYVALFCSPDMDETHAISRPHGGPGLLQLWGLGALQQDSCTGSKAYLAYGIACDHGCIWDLKFCPSGAWELPTTSRKAPLLPRLGLLALACSDGKVLLLSLPHPEALLARRPPDASKHAIYKVQCVAHLQVGSVQAGGPSECGQCFSLAWMPSQPHQHLAAGFYDGTVAIWNLPTTSLLQRVRLPDGSLKLYPFRCLPAHDQAVRCLQWCKANSNFLVSAGSDRKIKFWDLRRPYEPVNSIKRFLSTELSWLLPYSGVTVAQDNCYASYGLCGIHYIDAGFLGFKAYFTAPRKGTVWSLSGSDWLGAVAAGDMSGELIAAVLPDMAVNPLNIKRPAERRFPVYKADLLPCGGCPGDQAPPDNPGPSRARTYAEATTQHYLLFRDTDLRGFHDLLQREPMLRMQEGEGHSQLCLDRLQLEAVHKVRFSPNLASHCWLVSGGQSGLVRAHCIRGLTCSLGRRLQLESQAHFSAMFPSSSSSSPEGPNVPATVHRLLPNP from the exons ATGGAGGCCCGCGGGGTCGGCTTTTCTGCGGTGGCGGGGGCCGACCCCGTGGGGGGGACCGTGGCGGAGGCCCCTCCCGGGGGGCAGCCGGACCAGTTGTCCTCCGCCCGTCTGGCCGAGACCCGTGACGACGGTTCCCCGGAGCCGCCccctcctgccctcgaggatcttcCCGCCAAACGAGGCTGCCCAGCCTCCCCCGCAGAGCCCAGGAGCTTCTCCGACCCACCACCGCCCG ATGCTCCTCTGGAGCTGCCCGGGGCCTCCCGGATCAGGGCCCCGAAGACCGGCCGGAGGAGAGGTGTTCGGGGCCGGAGAGGTTCGcagaggggagggatgagggcCAAGAGCGGCCGCCCACCTGCCCCTCTTGGGGTCAGTTCCCTGCCTCTTCCCGACGACCCCTCCGGCACTCCCCCGGTCCGGGTCCCGAAGAAGCGGGGCCGCAAGTCCAAGGCCGAGCTGTTGCTGATGAAGTTGTCCCAGGGTCTGGAGCAGCcagagcccccgccccccagcagcgGCCCCGAGGACCCGGAGACCCCCGCTGGGACTCGGCCACGCCGGCGGGCTGCTCGAGT GGCATTGCTGTATCTTCAAGAGCTAGCCGAAGAGCTGACCTCAGCGCTCCCTCCCCATGCTTCTTACCCAGAGAGCTCCGAGCTGAGCGACCACCCcaagcggggccggggccggggccggcggggggaggaggaggaggaggaggaagaggaggacgacacGACCCGAGATGCGGACTTTGTGGTTCAAGCTGAagcggaggacggggaggagagcGAGCCCCTGAGCGAGGGCTCGTCCGACTCGGAACCCGCAGCGTTTCGAGGGGGTGGCGTCCGGTCCTCTAGCTCGGGG AAGCCGAGACTTCAGTGCCGGGGAATCGCTCCCAATGGGCTTCCCAACTACATCATGGCTCCTGTGTGGAAGAGCCTCAACCTCACAAAGAACCT CCGGGAGCAGCTCCACTCCCACTGGGAATTTCCCGAGTGGATTCCCTCAGCATCCAAGTGGCACCTGCTGACAGACAC GGAAGCAGCACCCTATCTTCCCAGGGAGCTGAAGTCTCCGCTTTTCTCAGTGCAACGAGAAGGGCTCCCGGAGGATGAAGCCCTCTACAGGATCAACAG gttCGGCTCGTTGACGCCCCACGGGGAGCGCTGGGATGTGTCGTTCTTCACCGGCGGGCCCCTGTGGGCTCTGGAGTGGTGCCCGGTCCCTGAGGGGGCCAGCGCCCTCCAGTACGTGGCTCTGTTCTGCAGCCCGGACATGGACGAGACGCACGCGATCAGCCGACCGCACGGAGGCCCCGGGCTCCTGCagctctgggggctgggggccctgCAGCAGGACAGCTG cACAGGCAGTAAGGCTTACCTGGCCTACGGCATCGCTTGTGACCACGGCTGTATCTGGGATCTCAAGTTCTGCCCCAGTGGAGCCTGGGAGCTGCCCACCACTTCCCGCAAG GCTCCTCTCCTGCCACGGCTGGGGCTCTTGGCTCTTGCCTGTTCCGATGGGAAAGTGCTCCTGTTGAGCCTGCCTCACCCCGAAGCACTGCTAGCCCGGCGACCCCCAG ATGCATCAAAGCACGCCATCTATAAG GTTCAGTGTGTGGCCCATCTACAGGTGGGCTCAGTGCAAGCCGGGGGCCCCTCCGAGTGTGGCCAGTGTTTTAGTCTTGCCTGGAtgccatcccagccccatcagCACCTGGCAGCGGGATTCTACGAtg GTACGGTGGCAATCTGGAACCTGCCCACCACGTCCCTGCTGCAGCGAGTGCGCCTCCCCGACGGCTCCCTCAAACTCTACCCGTTCCGCTGCCTCCCGGCCCACGACCAGGCGGTGCGCTGTCTGCAGTGGTGCAAGGCCAACAG CAACTTCCTGGTCTCCGCCGGGAGTGACCGGAAAATCAAGTTCTGGGACCTTCGCCGGCCCTACGAGCCAGTCAACAGCATCAAACGCTTCTTGAGCACAGAACTGTCGTGGCTGCTTCCGTACAGCGGGGTCACCGTGGCCCAAGACAACTGCTACGCCTC CTATGGGCTCTGTGGAATCCACTACATTGATGCCGGCttccttggcttcaaggcttATTTCACTGCCCCCCGGAAGGGCACCGTCTGG agcCTGTCCGGGTCGGATTGGCTGGGGGCCGTGGCCGCCGGTGACATGTCGGGGGAGCTCATCGCCGCCGTGCTACCGGACATGGCCGTGAATCCTCTCAACATCAAGCGTCCGGCCGAGCGCAGATTC CCCGTCTATAAAGCAGACCTGCTGCCCTGCGGGGGGTGCCCGGGGGACCAGGCCCCCCCGGACAATCCCGGGCCGTCCCGGGCCAGGACCTACGCCGAGGCCACGACCCAACACTACTTACTCTTCAGGGACACGGACCTA CGAGGCTTCCATGATCTGCTCCAGCGGGAGCCGATGTTACGcatgcaggagggggaggggcactCTCAACTCTGCCTGGACCGGCTGCAGCTGGAGGCAGTTCACAAG gTGCGCTTCAGCCCCAACCTGGCCTCGCACTGCTGGCTGGTGTCCGGGGGCCAGTCGGGGCTGGTGCGGGCGCACTGTATCCGGGGCCTCACCTGCTCCCTCGGTCGCCGCCTACAGCTGGAGAGCCAGGCCCACTTCAGCGCCATgttcccgtcctcctcctcctcctcgcccgaaGGGCCCAACGTCCCCGCGACTGTCCACCGCCTGCTCCCCAACCCGTAA
- the SLC30A3 gene encoding zinc transporter 3 — translation MADPTAPSSETARLVPPRPAGPLCSLRLQSLFSEPSEPLPAESAAPEQPRPQHCHGALAPQAGPSAERLRARKQLGAACAVCCLFMAGEVVGGYLAHSLAIMTDAVHLLADVGSMAGSLFSLWLSARPATRTMTFGWHRSETLGALASVLSLWLVTGFLLYLASLRLLHSDYHIEGGAMLFTAGIAVCANLLMAFVLHQASPTHSHGAGGAGYMPLEEGQEAPLHLGNTSVRAAFVHVLGDLLQSFGVLVAATLIYFKPQYKAADPISTFLFSACALGSTAPTLRDVLRVLMEGAPPNIGFEPVRDALLGVPGVRATHELHLWALTLTYHVASAHLAIDEAADPEAVLAEASSRLHARFGFASCTFQVERYQPDMAQCPHCQEPL, via the exons ATGGCGGACCCCACCGCCCCCAGCTCCGAGACCGCCCGCCTcgtccccccccggcccgccggacCGCTCTGCAGCCTCCGACTCCAGAG TCTCTTCTCAGAGCCGTCGGAGCCCCTTCCCGCGGAATCGGCGGCCCCGGAGCAGCCTCGGCCTCAGCACTGCCATGGGGCCTTGGCCCCCCAGGCCGGCCCCAGCGCGGAGCGGCTGCGGGCCCGGAAGCAGCTTGGAGCCGCCTGTGCCGTCTGCTGCCTCTTCATGGCCGGGGAGGTCGTGG GCGGGTACTTAGCGCACAGCTTAGCCATCATGACGGACGCGGTCCACCTGCTGGCAGACGTGGGCAGCATGGCAGgcagtctcttctccctctggctcTCTGCCCGTCCTGCCACACGCACCATGACCTTCGGTTGGCACCGCTCAG AGACCTTGGGCGCTTTGGCCTCGGTGCTTTCCCTCTGGCTGGTCACTGGCTTCCTCCTCTACCtggcctccctccgcctcctgcACAGTGACTACCACATCGAAGGGGGGGCCATGCTGTTCACCGCGGGCATCGCTGTCTGTGCCAACCTCCT AATGGCCTTCGTGCTGCACCAGGCCTCCCCTACGCATAGccacggggccggcggggccggttACATGCCCTTGGAGGAAGGACAAGAAGCACCCCTCCATCTGGGCAACACCAGCGTCCGGGCTGCCTTTGTGCACGTGCTGGGGGATCTGCTGCAGAGCTTTGGGGTGCTGGTTGCTGCCACCCTCATCTACTTCAAG ccGCAGTATAAGGCCGCCGACCCCATCAGCACCTTCCTGTTCTCCGCCTGCGCCCTCGGCTCCACTGCCCCCACCCTGCGGGATGTGCTGCGGGTCCTCATGGAAG gtGCGCCCCCCAACATAGGTTTTGAGCCGGTGCGGGACGCGTTGCTGGGCGTGCCGGGGGTCCGGGCGACACACGAGCTGCACCTGTGGGCCCTGACCCTCACCTATCACGTGGCCTCGGCCCACCTGGCCATAG ACGAGGCGGCGGACCCTGAGGCGGTGCTGGCAGAGGCCTCGTCCCGGCTCCATGCCCGATTCGGCTTTGCCAGCTGTACGTTCCAGGTGGAGCGCTACCAGCCTGACATGGCTCAGTGCCCGCACTGCCAGGAGCCCCTCTAA